The following is a genomic window from Halichoerus grypus chromosome 5, mHalGry1.hap1.1, whole genome shotgun sequence.
ACTTAAaggagccaataaagccccttaGAACTGTTGGCCTGATATCTTGCTTATAGAGTTCCCAGCATCTtcaccaggtgagtaaagaatgtcacttcctggcaggtgcgggaacctcaggatattttgggGACCTTGAAAAGAGGAATTTGCCCAATCTACAGGTATTGCAGGCATgtctgatggcaagtatttggcttggcttctgaTGTAGAGAGGCTACTGAATGTTCATTcgagattccttataaaaagttccagtaaagcaaaatttttttaaagattttatttatttatttgaaagagagagagcacaagcaaggagaggcagagggagacagagagaggcagagggagaagcaggctccctgctgagcagggccaCTGATAggtggctggatcccaggactctgggatcatgacctgagctctgggatcatgacctgagccaaaagcagacacttaactgactgagccatccaggcgcccctccagcaaagcaaattttaaaagatctataagatcaatcactattcttgctgagcttacataaataattaggccaagtttgttaaaattgggcttgtttttaaaatagtcttgATTTGGCTATCTCTCATTAAAAATGAGGGTgattctagagaaaaaaatgtttcaataacacatctttgtaaatattatattttaacacTATTTCCTGAATTCTTCTGGTTTCCTCAAATATCTAGCTATGGTTCTCCAAACTAGGTTTCCAATCTTCTTTTATTCTCTTGACTTAAAGTCATTAAAAGCTAAAACTACTTTTTCTTAAAGCCCTAAAAACTAATGCTGGACGACTTGAGGTCAGCTTCAAAAAATTGCCACAAAACTCATGTATAGACAATCTTTGTACCTATTGCTCTATGGGCCATTCAAAAGGATCATCGGAGACGTTTGAATTACAAACCAAAAAGCCCATCTGATTCTGGCTGCCTGTTCCCACTCCATCTGAGAATGCTTTGAGCCTGACATCTAAAAATCTCACTGGCAGCACTCGAGACTCAGACACTGGGTTTGTAGTTTGCTGTAACCATCaacctatatttttcttttgtttccataaaaGTGCCTCTTATTAATTACCTGATTGCTTACTAAACAAAACAGAGTCTATAAGATGGTTAACACCACCTGCTACACAATTAAGACCTTAAATGACTCTCAaaatagcattattattattaaacactgAAATAACTCAGATGCATAAAACAGttctacaaaataaaatggcattagaTGTTTTAACAGCTGCAGAAGGTGGAACATGTgccattattaaaatgaaatgctgTGTATGTATTCCAGATTATCACAAAAATATAACAGGATtgctaaaaaatataaatactcaAATTGGTGCTTTAAATAATCCCTCCTTCTCCTTTAATAATTGGCTAAACTGCTGAGCTGGAGGAAGATTTTGGTGAACTAACAAAGGTCTTTTATTgggcttcttttttcttgctattttaaTCATGTTTTGCTGTCTTCTCCCATGTCTTTCTACCTGGTACCAAGACTCCTTCACTGCCGTAACTTCAAGCCGACATAGGGATCATCTGCTCAAGGAGACTCACATCTATTATCAACTCTAGATACTGCTGCCTTAGCCTTTCTTAACTCCTATTAAATTCTCAACTGACCTACCTTGACCCGTAGTTAGGAACATCTCTATGcccctattcagcaggaagaagcTACAGAAGATGAGACCTTCTGCCTTCTataaccttaaagatttaagggtcaaagTTGTTCAGGGGGGGAAACAAAGACAAGAGAAATGTAGCTTAAATTAAATCTCCTACAGCTTGCAGACCACTGATAGATACCTATAACATGCagtgtgaccttcctcaaggaactcatggCTGCCCCAGTGCCTTCATATTTATGACTAAAAGTAACCTTATCTTAACAGCaactagcccctcaaggtcctgaaagccttgcttccaaattccttagagatttatgctatccctaaccccgactaattaaaaagtatataatcagtcactcctcacaatcctagtgcagctctttctgcccatgggtcctgtccccatgctataataaaatcacctttttgcaccaaaaacatctcaagaattctttcttagctgTTCATTCATGAACCCAAACTTCCAAATTTCATCACTGGTGACATTGGAAATAGCAGTTTTAATGGTGAGGGCTGAAATtgctttattataatttttgaaagGAGTAGGATAGAAGAAGCAGAGATCACAGTTTCAGAAAGTTTAAGAGATTGATGAgtgatgaagaagagaaaaaaaatagaatgaagaaaCCACTGTTATACAGAGTGGTCGAtgttgaggaaaataaaaatcagacagGCGAGAGACCAAATAATACTCGGAAAAGTAGGAGAACTTGGATTTATTTTACGCCAGCGGACCCAGATGAGCTCGTGCTCGAAGTTCTGGGCCCCGGGCAATGGGGTTATAGAGCTTTTATAGGGGACTGCAGGCAGTCAGGTTCCAAGGGCTATGCGGACTGCTGGTAGGTGGGTTTAAACTGGGGGAGCGGGGGCTGCTTTGAGTGGGGACAGTAATGCAGGGAGCCtgtggtgggaagcctgtttacagaagcagaaatggCAGGTTATCTCTTGCTCCCGGTAGGGCTTTTGGTTATCTCTAGCTTATTGTTAGTAACCTTCCATCTTCTGGGGCCTCCTggcctgggcctgctctgggtaATTTTCCTCTTCAAAAGTAAAGTGCCATGATGCCAAGTTGGCTGAGATGTGGTGTTGGTTCAAAGATTGACAGCACTTCAAAGAGAGGAGACCTTGATTTGCACCAGGATTTTGAAGAAAGAGTTTTTCAAAAGCCATGATAATCAATGAAAGTATGATATACTGACCCTAAACATACCTCTAGTCAAGAGAGGCTGGAGCTGACATTAGAGGGGCAGAGGATCGGCAGCAAAGAGGGTGCTCTAAATTGGAGGTATTATTCAGGAGAGTTTTGGATTCAGAGACTGAAGTTAGCATGCCTACTTCTCCATGGACAAGCTATGCTGTCTTCAGCAAGCTACATATATCTTCTAAACTACAGTTTCATGGTCTGCAGAATAGTGACCATTGTTCTGCTCATCTGTAAGCATCACATTAGATATTGCCTATGAAGCACTGAGCATAGCACCACACATGTGGCTGGATCTAAAAAAGTGGTGGCTACTCCTCTAACTCCTCTTACTACTATTCCAATTAATATGATCATTTCCCATGTTTTGGTATTTTAATGGCATCATTCTGCCTAGCAAGATTTCCTGGTCACAGAGGAGAACTGATATTATAGAAGTCTTgttgttctattttctttgttagaCTCAACTGAGGCTAAATGTGGATACTTCTAAAGATAAAGATGGCAGAAGAATGAGGGGTAAgtgtgtctcattctctctcatttatGAAACCCATTCTATGTGCAAAGTATTGCACCAGGTAAGAGGGTGGATTCAGAGAGATTCAGAAACCACCCTTATCTTCAAAGATGGTCTTATAAAATTACCATCTACAAGGCCCAACAGACAAGTCCTCTACCAACTTCAACATGAGGCGGACAGAGACTATTCTAGGAGAGGCTATTCTCTGTGAAACCAAAGTGTGAACAatgcaaatgaacaaaggagGAGATGGGAACAGTGGTTGTAGAGGAGCAGAGATACATATTCACAGCTACACTATATAACAGCGAGATGTAAAGATGTGCAAAGTAAGAGGGATCTGGGAGTGAAAAGCTTCTACAGCATTAGAGGGAtgataatatgaaaataatgcaaaagagTTGGTGATATGAGGTGATATAGGTAAGAGGTCTACAACTCTTTGCTTTTAACACATAAAGGACTGCATATTACTCTCTAATtgaattaatgatttttaattttgtgggagttcagagaaggaaatgatTCTTAATGGCTGGAAAAATTAAACTTACTTTTATGagaattataaataatgaaaagtatAGTGGGATTGATATTAGTGGTGGTTGCATGTCCATAATTCAGTGGGCTCAAGCAGGGCAAGGATTATATAAACTGAATTTATGTTAACCTGAATATTTCCCACTATGTCTTATATTAAGAGTTCGTTCCCCCCCTCAAATATATCTGCCAAACTCCCCATTAAAAGTataatagttctttaaaaagagtgattttaaaatacaattctgATGAAACTTTATAGTTATAATAAGTGAATTTGGTTTTTCCTGATACAAGGAAGCCTAATTTAGCCTTCTTAAAATATGTGAGTATGTTTTAAAGAAAGGGTGAGGGTTTCTCTCCTTACCCCACCCTGAACCATGAAGAAGCCCTGGTTCTTTTTAAGACTCCTGCAGGAATGTGAATGTGTATCAAGACATGGGCATGAGGATGCAGGAGATTGAGCTAAGGGCACAGAGCAACAGTTTACCTTCTCCCTATTCCAGAGTCAGAACTCTATCCCGGCTGAGGAAGGATAGTCAGGGAGCTCCACCcagaaataaagaatagagaTTTCTTTTCCATAGACCTCTTCATTCATGGGCAGATATTTGCCAGGAAATAGGAAATGAGTGGGAGGAAAAAATCCACAGAAAAACCCTTTCTGACCAGCTAGTGTGGGCAATTAAGAAGTGACttaattattcacaatagccaagatacagaaacaacccaGTTGTCTGTTAgtggatgaagggataaagaaaatgtggtgtatatgtacacaatgagatattattcaactataaaaagaaggaaatcctgccatttacaacatggGTGActtggaggatattatgctgaatgaaataagccagacacagaaaaacaaacaatacatgatttcactcctatgtggaatctaaaaaagttaaattcataaaaacagaatagaatggtggttaccagggactgggaggggtggaggtggaAAATGGGAGATGTTGGTaaggggtacaaacttccagtcataagatgaataagttttggggatctaatgtacagcatggtgactacagttaatactATAAtatgtacttgaaatttgctaaaagagtacATCTTACATGTACTCacccagaaacagacacacacacaccagtcacTATGTGATATCATGGATATGTTAATCAGCTTGATTCTGGTAAACATTTCATAATACATATATCAAGgtatcatgttgtacaccttaaatatatacaatttttgtcaatcatacttcactaaagataaggaaaaaaaactttcatttagGATAGGACACAGAAATGCTGTGGCCCTTTTGAAGCTTCTTTGAAGAGATTTTAActgagaaagtttaaaaataaacacttgttAAGGAAAGTGCACACCAATTCACAGCTATATGATAAATTCATAGTGGGTTCCTCTATTTGGGACTGTATCTTTAATCTGTTGAGGAGGTTGGAAGAGCAATCTAGTTggaaggcaaaacaaacaaatatgtgACGTAGTATTAGTAGTAAAGCAgtctaggaagaaaaataaagcagggtaggGTGAAGAGCTGGAGCAGAGCTCTGTCTGAGCCTGTGGTCAGAGGTGGGATATATGGAGGGCTTAACACTGAGACAGGTTCAATGAACAGTTAATAGTATTTAGCTTGACCTTTTTCTGTTTGAGAAGTCCATAGAAACTATGCCTCTGAGACTTTGCTGTTCCCTGGGtaatcagactggattaaaaaaaaatacagggagtTCCCATAAGATAGACATATAAATAAGGaggattcatttctttatttgataagAAAATATTGAGTCCTACCCTGTACTAGACTCTGGGGACATCAAATCAGATAGGATCTAATTTCCCTCTCCTATAAATCTTCCGTCTAGTAGGTTAAGATGAACACATCTCCCAGCAGAACGTGAATGTGGGTTGGACACAGGGCTGGCCATGAGGATCTCTGAGAATATTAATCACTGTCTGCTTTTCTCAGCCCTTTGGAGCCACACATACTATTCCACCCCTTCTCCCCGCTGTGGGGAAGGATGCCTTGCTGCATCACCCACTTGTCCCACACAGCCAACTTGCTAATTGTGCCATCTGCAACCATCAACAGGGTGGAGATGCTTACATTCCAGTGACAAGGAATGACATCTGATTGTGACATTTTCCCCAGCTAGCTTCTGTCTAAAGACCTGGCCTAGATTCTCCCTTATTGTCAAGCACTGAGTCCCAGGGGAAGAGCTGTTAATCTAGGTGCCCCACTGACTATGTCCCCTTAAGGGAGGCCACCAATTAGCTATCAAACCTCTACCCCATTTCCATTCTCTTGGAAAGCTACACCGTCTGAACTTTGAGGAAGAGTCAAAGAATTGGAAGTACAGACTGTCAGGGCTAGAAACGGCCCTTGGTGATTGTCTCATCCAACTTCCTAATTTTATAGAGGTGGACACTGGGGCCCAAAGAGGCAAAGTGGCTTATTCAATGTTAGAGAAAGTACTATGGCAGAGCTGGCATGAGAACAGAGGTGGAAGAAGCTGGTAGACTATAGTCACTCGAAACATCACTACACATTTCataatcagatctataaataaaACCTTCTCTCATTGCATTTTACTTTAGAACTATAAAATTTCAAACCATGAGAATCCCTTAATAGTCTTCATCTGATATGATTGTCACTCTCTTACTCTAAGTGGCTTTCAGGTTTACAGACATAGCCCCCCCAACCAGGGACAGGACAATGGCTTCATAGATTGTGGACCTAATATGTGCTGGGCACTATTTCAGGCAGTTTTATGAGATACCATCCCTCTGGGTAAAGAGATCATACAACTTGTCTGACGTCATAACACCAATAAATGGGCCTGTCTGACTTGAGAGTCCCAGTTTTAGCATAAACTTAGCTGTTGCTCCTCTCACACCTGCCAGGCAGTTCAGATCAGTCATCTCATCACTCAGATAAGAGAGGCATCACATGTAAAGCaactagcacagtgcccagcacatagtaagctctcaataaataaaggacaattccctctgtccttccctgtcGATGTCAAGAATAGATCTGAGTCCTTTTTCTTATGGGTATTTAATCATATTATACATTCATAGACAATATAtgtataatgcattttaaaataaaaaaacttaatatttgactatatgtttatttcttaaatttggaaatattatGAGGTCTATCTGTGTGTATTAGCCTTACTTATGAATAATTTTGGCATAGACATTTTCCTGagagaaaacattattaaaaactaTTCTACACAGGGAAGTGGGATTAGGATTCAACTCAGTAGATTTTTCTATTCCAGAAAAACTGTGGGAAAGCAGACTCATGGAAGAGCCCAGGAAAGCAGCACCTCAGCACGTCCAAGAACACTGTCCCAATCTCCCAGGGGTTTGCTTCATGTTCTGGACTCACCATTCCCTTTAACTCATTCCCAATAAGTCCTCTGTAAGTAGTGTAGAGGGATCAGAAGTCAGGAAATCTGGattattttacatgaaaaatgATACATCGAGatttttttaactacaaaaaacaaaacatggtagaACTTTTGATTAGCCTTAAAATGTCCTGAAACTGAATATTCTGTGCTTTTCTAACCCATCAGTTTTAGAGATGAGAGCACCAGCTGCGAGCAAAAACCACCGGATGCTGGCACTTGAAGGCACCCTTACTCACAGAGTGGCCTGAGCTGTCATATGATAGCTATATAAACTAGACCCAGAACTGGGCAGCTACACAGGACAGGGTAGGAAAGAACCAGGTAAATTAATGTTACTGGGTAGTTGTTTTAGATTATCCTTTATATGcactaaaaatatgaatttattttgcagagaaaaataaactttaagagaCACAAATAATATAGTAACTGCCACCTGCCCCCTTGAAACCTCGCAACAGCTCCCTTTGGCTGAATGAATATCTCCAGCAACACCATCCTTTCCCACCTGTAGCAGTACGCATCAGGTACTCCTGCCCTTCTGTCTTACTGTGCACTCTCTCCCTTCAGCTCCTTACTCCTTCCAGGCCCCCTCTCCCACAGAGTTCCTGGTTGTGCTCTTGCCTCAGCCTGGAGAAGCCTTCCCTTGCTGCTCTATAATTAACTCCTACTCAACCTTGAGATCCATCTGCACTTTCTCAGAGAACTCCTTTCTGATCTCCCTGACCAGGTAAAATGGGTATATTGCAGGATGTCAGAGCATCTAGTACCCTTCATAGCTGTGcacctttacatttatttattgggtttttatcatttattctccCTTTCTGCTGTAAACTCTAACACGATAGAGATGGTGTCTGGAACAAAATAGATGTTCAGTAACTATttattagatgaatgaatgaaaatcaaacacaaaagttACTTCTAGACCTTCCAGACTGGCCAAGCTCACGCAGGCTTCTCAGGTCCTGGTGTCTGGCTTCTCAGTTTCCTGAGGTCTGTGTAAGGGGAGGGGAGTCCAGCATCATATGCCAGGGTTCTTTGGGAGGTGCTCCTTGAAAGCCTAGATTCCATTGGCTGTTTCTCCTCACACAGTCTTTCCTACATAAACACCCCTGGCACATAAGCAACGCTCTTCCAACGCTTCTGGAGTTATAGAAGGATATTTCTGTTCTTCTCCACCTCATGCCTCTGAACTTAatcccctgctctgtgggaatcAGGGATTTTGATTTATTTGCTTTCAACATGACTGAAAGCAACTGAAAGTCATGTTTCAACTTTCTGGGGTCCAGGTGGTAGTTATACAGATGTGTTCATTGAATGATGAACTTATGATGTGTGTACTTTTCTGTGTGTTATATTTCAATATGGAacgtttaaaatatttacaaagaccTTAACAGCAACTCATAAataatgagagacagacagagagattgaggcagaaaccaagagaaagaaagacagaaggagagaaaaagaaagagaaagagaaagagaaatatatgtCATAAAAGGCAATACGGCGGTGGTTAAATATATCACTGACTAGCCACACAACAGAAATGTCagaaagcaaagaacaaaaatgtCAGAAAGCAAAATTGAAAAAGATACAATTATATGCACTAACCAAAACTGATGTTGAATATTCactattaaatgaaaacaggTCATCATAGAGCAATACATACTGTGGTTCTACACaataaaaagggaggggggaatcTTCAGGATATGTAATGGGTTGAGATTTACTAATGCATGTGTTtgctttcttctccatttcctctACTTACACTCCTTACCAAGAGAATTATGTGTTTGCCTTTTAAGCTTTATagcctcttccctcttccctgtaCAAAACCAACAGAATGGGCTAGAGCTGAAACAGCTGGGGAAAAAGGAGAAGCTTTTGTTCCTAGGTGAGTTCCTCTGGAAAGGAGAATCCCAGGATTGGGTAAAGGATAGAGAAAACTAGCAAAGCAGCGAGGGAGGCTCAGGCTTCACAACCAGGACCAGACCTGAGTCAGGTGGGAGGTGGTGTggcaagggagaaagagacaaagaagccACACTGTCTGGATGTTAGAGAGGACTTGGGGGCTTTTAGTGAGGGAAACTTGAGCGTCTGTGCTCAAGATATGGGAGaattgaagaggagagaaaatgggaaTTTTAGAAGAATGTTATGAGTTATGAAATGGATTCCCTACAATACTTTCTGACACATCAGTGCTGGGCTGGGCTTTTAGGATGCCATCCATTCTCCACATACATTGGGTCACTGGGTGCTAGACAAAGATCTAATCCAAACTCAGTATGGTCATCCCTGGAAAAGGGTGTGGTATTGGAAATCAAAAAGTAACTAAATTTTTATCTATAAATGTCATGCAGTTCACCCTTGAACAACCTGGATTTGAACTGTACAGGTCCagttatatgtgtttttttttcaataaatacagtattataaatgtattttctctgtcttatgattttcttaatactttttctctagctcacttCATTACAAGAATACAGTATAGATagaatacacataacatacaaaatatgtgttaattgattatttatgttatctgtaaggcttctagtcaacagtaggctattaaatAGTTACctttctggggagtcaaaagtgtGGATTTTAGACTGCGGGGGGgattggtgcccctaacccctgcattgttcaaacATCAACTGTAGTATTCGAATGTTTACAAAGCTCGTGCtacttatgtaatttttaattaataaatataaaagcattgCATGCCCTGGTTCATTGCTGAAGGAGCAGCACATAGACTTCCAACATTGCCAGAGCCACTGGGTGGTACAGGAGATCATGGTGCCCAGTGATCTGGCTGCAATGGGTTTGGCTGCAGGGATGGAGTGTGATTTGGGGGATCATGGGTGACTTAGATGTTCAAAGGCAGCACAGTAGTCCAGGTGACACTCCCACAAGTGTCCCAGGGTAACCTGAAAGACGTTGCTTAGAAACAAACTCAAGGTCCCCAGTTCTTGTTGGAATGTTCATTTACATATTCACCAAATATGCTGCCTCCTCTGCTCATACACCAGGGCTTGGGGGGCTGCTTTGAACAGCACTTACCccttacctatttcttttttactgtgtGGGTTTTACAGTCTCTAGCTATAAAAATCCACCCCAAACCCCCGGGGTTAGCAAAGTAATGGAAGAGGAAGTGCTAATGAGAAAGGGAGTCTGGCCCAGACCCAGACGCTTGTGCCAAGAGGCTCACCTTCCTCTTGGCAACCTCTCCCTCACTACTAGGGCTGTCTCCCAGGCTAACAAGGGGAATTTCCACCTGCCTCAGGTGAGTCCTCACCCTTTCCCTCAGGTCTTTACTCTGGGGTTTCAGGGGGGCAAACTcatcagatgagaaaatggaatccATAGAGCCCCTCCCACAGAAGCAGCGGCATCATCATGAGGCACCTGAACAGATCTGATTTCACAGACCCTTCAACAACCAGGAAGCTGAACTCTGACTTCACATATAACAGTCATGCTACCATGAAGGCCTCAGCATAGCCAAACCCTCTCCTCACACTCATCAGAGGGCAGGAAAAAGGCATCTCCTGACCCTAAAATCTCCAGCTAACTTGCATGGGGAAGTTTATTAGTGGCATTCTAGAATGCTCGGGGATCCCAGGCTGGGATCGTACCAGCTTGGTCCATGTAGACCTTCCTCTTGTTGAGAagcaagaagagaggaagagtttCTGATAGAAAAGCATAAATATGGACCAAATAGACAGGACATCTCTATGAATTGCTTTCAGAGCTTTATTCTTGCCAAAGTTTGGGGCACACGCTAACTCTGGCAGGCTGCCTTCATAGAGAAGCAAAGTACATGGTGAAGCAATAAGATTCTACATAACTGGGGATACAGAGAGGGGGCCGGAGGCTGCTGAATGTTCCAGAGCAGGGCTGTTCTGTATTTAACAGCAGCAGTCATCCTCACGATCACAGCACGCAGGACCTCGGGACCTCATGGGGATAATCCCCAAACAGCAGCACCCAGAACCTTCACAGCAGCCAGATGATCCTGAGCTGCAGTCCTGGGGTCGCTGGACCCAGCGTCTCAGGGGACTCACCCCGAAGGTCCGGGGAGCCAGGCAGCAGTAGCTGGTGGAACAGGGTGCAGAGCATGGATCAGGTACACAGCATGAGGTGGTCGAGCTACTCGCAGGAGCCTGAACGTAGTAGGTCTGGCCAGAAGGAGGGCCCTGGCCATAGCATGCCTGGGTCTGGCAGGGGGCTGGGCACTTCACATAGGTTGTCTGGCATGGAGCTGGGCACTTCATGTATGTCTGACAAGGAGCTGGGCATTTCACATAGGTTGTCTGGGATGGAGCTGGGCATTTCACATACATCTGGCCAGGAGTTGCATATTTCACGTAGGTTTGAGTCTGGCATGGCACTTGGCATTTCACACAGGCTTGAGTCTGGGATGGAGCTGGGCATTTCACAGAGGTATATTTGGTACTCTGTAGAGCTCCCAATCCTGAACCTTTCACACAAGATGAGGGGAACTGTGGCTGCTTCTGCTGGTCACACATCTTCCTGTGGCTTtgcaaaatctgaaaagaaaggtCTCATCAGAACTAAGAAGGTTTCCAGGGAAACCCCCAGCATCAGAATAGAATTGTCTGTAAGCAGGAATCTTTTTGAGAAGGTCACAGGCACTCAGACCTGACATAGGCTGGACTCAGAGCCAGGGATCTTGCTTGGATCTTGTGCTATGCCTggctgtgtgcctcagtttccacagcgGAAAATGAAGCACTGGAATGAGTGATGTCTGTTCCACCCAATTCTCCAAGCCTCCTCTCTTATTACTCACTTTGGTGCCTGTATTGCAGATTCTCCTTGGGAAATTTCTTGCCAGCTGATTTCCCCTCGTCGCCAAATTCTCTCAAGACTGGCTTCCCTATTCCCTCCTGCCAGGCCAGGCAGTACCCAGGGAAAGCAAGTTCTTGTCAGTAGACCAGGAGCCACTGTGAGTCTCAAGCTGAGCCCCACAGAGCCTGACAAGGCTGGAGTTTGAGTTTCCACCATTTGCTCTTCAGGCAAGCTGGACTATCACTTCACCCCATAAATGGACCCATGAGAGGACTGCACAACTGCACTCGGGGAGAGAGAGGGTGGCGGTTCTCTGAAGACCCCTTCTCACACAGGACCAACAGCTCTGCTCCAGTTCCgtacctctgcctctccccctcagGCCCCAGCCTCCACGCTTCCCATCAGCTCTGCCCCAGCTCCTTCAGCAGCCACCCTCATGCCTAGTCCTGACTGTCCTCATCCCATCCCAGTGTCACCTCTCCTTCCTTGTTGTGTCCCTAACCCAGGCATAGACTTACCCTCTTCGCTGACAGGAGCAAGATGGGGAGAAGCCAAGGATCTGAGGAGCTGGCCATTGGGGAGGCCTTTTATAGTGTGGCGATGAGGCAATTTAATGGCATCTGAATGAAACAGGAGAGGTCACGAGGACCGGAGCTGGCACTGCATTCCTCCCCAGAATGCCTGGCTCTTCACTCAGGGGCCGGGCATGTCTCTGCTTGACATTGAATTTTCCCGAACACGAGATAAATGATTCCTTTGGCCTTCTTCATGAAACAAGTCAGTCTTCTTTTTCTAGAAGTTATGAGAGATGAGATGCCTATGAGATCTGTACCTACGAAGCTGTTTCTAGGTCACTTGAGTCTTCAAGGACTTGTTCAAAATATAGTTGGCATCTCAATTTTTCATACACTGGGCCAAAAGCTAGATGGTGTATCTTCTCAGCCTAAATAGTGTATTCTTTCTGAGGGGCTCCATGGTGGCTCCTGCTAGTCTGGGTTGCTGGGCCCGG
Proteins encoded in this region:
- the KPLCE gene encoding protein KPLCE; translation: MCDQQKQPQFPSSCVKGSGLGALQSTKYTSVKCPAPSQTQACVKCQVPCQTQTYVKYATPGQMYVKCPAPSQTTYVKCPAPCQTYMKCPAPCQTTYVKCPAPCQTQACYGQGPPSGQTYYVQAPASSSTTSCCVPDPCSAPCSTSYCCLAPRTFGVSPLRRWVQRPQDCSSGSSGCCEGSGCCCLGIIPMRSRGPACCDREDDCCC